Proteins from a single region of Hordeum vulgare subsp. vulgare chromosome 6H, MorexV3_pseudomolecules_assembly, whole genome shotgun sequence:
- the LOC123405738 gene encoding uncharacterized protein LOC123405738 — MEADAATPSPPGSRKRSSRPRPRPDDGRPEPYPSPRGSPARRSERTRRPRAPPGSDAVTAPAERRARAPPQDSSPSPAMRRPVRAFQEAAALAALAASAPAASSSGARSYGVVWSDADEVALLNAAAAFRGRHGRVPGLPDMGALFDAIRGSISPHIDQPKVYYKLKRLKSKFDHAVPSAVVSRHEQRLRDLCKKVWGANFDLAPDAPEDEEDEEDEEERGRGTVPDAAAMLPVATEVLDAYWKTDGPALSGVSLEKGLSKLATEDARWIEAKWRRQLDAEVHSQIKRHDLAKEVYGLLLEAIKGLGP, encoded by the coding sequence ATGGAGGCCGACGCGGCGACCCCGTCGCCACCGGGGTCGAGGAAGCGCTCGTCTCGCCCCAGGCCCCGGCCGGACGACGGCCGCCCGGAGCCCTACCCTAGCCCCCGCGGCTCCCCCGCCCGCAGGAGCGAGCGCACGCGCAGGCCCCGCGCGCCCCCGGGCTCCGACGCGGTGACCGCGCCCGCCGAGCGCAGGGCCCGCGCGCCACCCCAGGACTCCTCGCCCTCGCCCGCCATGCGCAGGCCCGTCCGCGCGTTCCAGGAGGCCGCCGCGCTGGCCGCGCTCGCCGCGAGCGCGCCCGCCGCGTCCTCCTCGGGCGCCAGATCCTACGGCGTGGTCTGGAGCGACGCCGACGAGGTCGCGCTCCTCAACGCGGCCGCCGCCTTCCGCGGCCGCCACGGCCGCGTCCCGGGCCTCCCGGACATGGGCGCGCTCTTCGACGCCATCAGGGGCTCCATCTCCCCGCACATCGACCAGCCCAAGGTGTACTACAAGCTGAAGCGGCTCAAGAGCAAGTTCGACCACGCCGTGCCGTCCGCGGTCGTCAGCCGGCACGAGCAGCGCCTGCGCGACCTCTGCAAGAAGGTCTGGGGCGCCAACTTCGACCTGGCTCCCGACGcgccggaggacgaggaggacgaggaggacgaggaggagcgcGGGCGCGGCACCGTCCCAGACGCGGCAGCCATGCTCCCGGTGGCCACCGAGGTGCTCGATGCGTACTGGAAGACGGATGGTCCCGCGCTGTCCGGCGTGTCCCTGGAGAAGGGGCTGTCAAAGCTAGCAACAGAAGACGCgagatggatcgaagccaagtggAGGCGGCAGCTGGATGCAGAAGTGCACTCGCAGATTAAGCGGCATGATCTGGCCAAGGAGGTCTACGGCCTGCTCCTTGAGGCCATTAAGGGCCTCGGCCCCTAG